The genomic window ATGGCCCCCCATCTGTAAGAAATTTAAATAAATTCAATTTATAACCATGATTTTCGGTGGATCAACTATTAGGTGTTAATGAAATTTAGAGAAAACGTGAGTATTCGGGAGAATTTTAAAGTATATAGAGGGAGGATATTAAAGATAAAGTTAAGAAACTTCTTGAACAGTTTTGAAATAAATTGGATTACAAAACTACTATAGGGGCTTCTTGCATAAATATTTTAAATAAATACAAGGTTCATCCTAACAAATAATCGAACAAATAAACTGGGAGATATCATCCAGAAGGAGTAATTTATAATGAAAAAAATAAATAAACCAACCAAAGGATTAACAAAGGAAAAGAAGGAGATATTGAAAAAGTTTATAGGCAGTGCTTCTTTTCCAATTGACCTAAACAAAGTTAGGGAATGGTGGAAATATGGATATTGCAAAGACTGAAATTAATGAAGATGAAAAAGTGTTGGATTTCATGGATAATATTAAAGCGATAATTAGAAAACATAAAAAACCTAGTAAATCTTACTTAAAAGAATTAGAAGAAAACGCAGAATTACTTTATAATGAACAAATTAAAACAATGGAGTAAAAAAGAAAGAAATTAGCAAATATTTTACTTTAAAATCTTCCACAGTGGAGTTTTATGGTATAATCAGGATAAAACTTGCGTATACTTATACCACTAATTTTTAGGTGGTGAGTATATGTGTGACAAGGAGGAGAAGGAAATGGCAGTTCCTGTTAGTGATATCAAATCAAAATTAAATGAATTGAAAAAACGTGTAAAAAACAAAACAAACAACACAAATAGCAAACGTCCTAGTAAATCTTACTTAAAAGAATTAGAAGAAAACGCAGAATTACTTTATAATGAACAAATTAAAACAATGGAGTAATTTATGGCAGAGAAAAGTCTAATTCGTGGGGAAATTTACCGGATAATGTTTCCCTATACATTTGATAAAAATTACCCTAATGGGAAATTAAAATATACGTTAATTCTTCAAAGTGGTGATTATTTTAAAGAATATTCCACAACGGTAGTATTATTGATTACTTCAAACGAAGAAGCTAAAGGACTAAAACATGTTGTGGAAATTGAAAAAGGCACTACAGATCTTCCAGAAACTTCGTATATTGATTGTTCTCAACCCTATACTATAAAAAAGAATATATTTTTTGATAGAAGAGTTTTGTTTATGGGGACGTTGTCACCAGAAAAAATGGATGAGGTTGATGAAAAGTTGTATTTAGGTTTATGCATGGGAACTCAAAATGATTCAAACAGTTTTGATTAATGAGTCGTCATAAAGACGGCTTTTATTTTTGTTTCTTTTTAGAGGAAAATCCTTCCTTTGTGTCGAAAGTAATAGGCAGAAAGGAGGGATGAAGATGAATAGACTAAGTACATTTATTCAATCGTTAGAAGAGTGGAAAGAAGTTTGTGAACAAACAGATAAAGAATTTAAAGGTTTGTTATTCCATCTTGCATACACATTAGGGGATAAGAATAGTCTCTCTTTAAGTTCTACTGATGAATTAAAGTCAAGAATTGAATATCTAATTAAAGAAGAAAAGATTAGAGAGAAATTTTTGGTCAACTCATTAATTCAAGAAGTTAATAGTTACTTTGAACATTTTATTAACAGTCATGGAGAAATTATTCTAAATAATGAATATTTAGCTAAGTCTTATGAAGAAGAGTTTGGGATAATTCCAGATCATATTCAAAAAGGATTAGAGCGTTCTAAAGACAAAACATTTCTTTTTACTTTAGAAAACCAATATGACTCTTGGAAACTAATTGTTATTAAAAATTTTTCAAAGTCTCAACAAAGACAGTGGGACAGAGAAGAATTTTCGAATGCATCGAAAAATATATAGCATTAATTTAAAGCACTCCTTCCGGGGTGCTTTTTCTTTTGTCTAAAAATGAATGGGGGGAAGTAGAATGACAGAGTTTGAAAAAAGGCAGTTAGAAATTAAGGAACATCTTAAAGCAATTAAGGAAGGTCATAAAAAGATAGAGGAATTGCTGGAAAAGATGGAAGCATTACATAACAAGATTGAAACAAAGGAAACTAAGGTTAATTCTACAACAGAATTCATCGGAAGTAGTGAATGATTAATGCCATCTAAACCAATGAAACCATGTTCCTATCCTCGCTGTCCTAACCTAACAGAAGGAGCATACTGTGAACAACACACTAGAGTTAAGGTAGAAGCTAAGGCTGAATCAGATAAAGAGTATGATAAGAAGAAAAGAGATCTACGTTCAACGGCTTTCTATAAGAGTAAAGCTTGGAAAGAGTTAAGGGAGTATGTATATAGAAAACAATATGGATTGTGTCAGAGGTGTTTAAAA from Bacillus methanolicus includes these protein-coding regions:
- a CDS encoding type II toxin-antitoxin system PemK/MazF family toxin; its protein translation is MAEKSLIRGEIYRIMFPYTFDKNYPNGKLKYTLILQSGDYFKEYSTTVVLLITSNEEAKGLKHVVEIEKGTTDLPETSYIDCSQPYTIKKNIFFDRRVLFMGTLSPEKMDEVDEKLYLGLCMGTQNDSNSFD
- a CDS encoding HNH endonuclease, producing MPSKPMKPCSYPRCPNLTEGAYCEQHTRVKVEAKAESDKEYDKKKRDLRSTAFYKSKAWKELREYVYRKQYGLCQRCLKRNEFVRGDIVHHIIEIKDDWDKRLDEDNLEVLCHKCHNRIHNQKKRKTH